A window of Elusimicrobiota bacterium contains these coding sequences:
- a CDS encoding methionyl-tRNA formyltransferase, with the protein MLKSVFFGTPSVAVPFLERLAKTTRVVGVVTSPDKPAGRGYQLAAPPVKIAAEKLGLPVHQPPSLKTFSLRAALGETPDLGIVVAYGHLIPSAVFDAPRFGLVNAHFSLVPRYRGAGPMQWALIRGETETGVSLFRIDQGLDTGPVFLQRAAPILPSDNAATLRERLVALGVELQDELIRKLEAGPFEPTPQSGEVSQAPLLKKEDGEIFWDRYTADQVANLVRGTYEWPGAFARMKGQRIKIRAAEPRSGGNGRPGEVIAVEKGRGFLVKCLSDSVRVTRVQPDGKKEMDAESFWNGARLSVGDTFE; encoded by the coding sequence ATGCTTAAATCGGTTTTCTTCGGCACCCCGTCGGTGGCGGTGCCTTTTTTAGAGCGGTTGGCCAAAACCACCCGCGTGGTCGGCGTGGTGACGAGTCCCGACAAACCCGCCGGCCGCGGCTATCAACTGGCGGCCCCCCCGGTCAAAATCGCCGCCGAAAAACTGGGCCTCCCCGTCCACCAACCCCCTTCCCTGAAGACTTTTTCCCTTCGGGCCGCCCTGGGCGAAACGCCCGACCTGGGCATCGTCGTGGCCTACGGCCACCTGATCCCTTCGGCGGTCTTCGACGCCCCGCGGTTCGGCCTGGTCAACGCGCATTTTTCCCTGGTGCCCCGTTACCGCGGGGCGGGGCCCATGCAATGGGCCCTCATCCGGGGGGAAACCGAAACCGGGGTTTCCCTGTTCCGCATCGACCAGGGGCTGGACACGGGCCCCGTGTTCCTCCAACGGGCCGCCCCCATTCTTCCGTCGGACAACGCCGCCACCCTCCGGGAACGATTGGTGGCCCTGGGCGTCGAACTTCAAGACGAGCTGATCCGTAAGTTAGAGGCGGGCCCCTTTGAACCGACGCCCCAGTCCGGCGAGGTCAGCCAGGCGCCCCTCCTAAAGAAGGAAGACGGCGAAATTTTCTGGGACCGGTACACCGCCGACCAGGTGGCCAATCTCGTTCGTGGAACCTACGAATGGCCCGGGGCTTTCGCTCGAATGAAGGGCCAGCGGATTAAAATCCGCGCGGCGGAACCCCGGTCCGGCGGCAACGGCCGCCCCGGCGAAGTGATCGCCGTCGAGAAGGGGCGCGGATTTTTGGTAAAATGCCTGTCGGACAGCGTCCGGGTGACCCGGGTTCAGCCCGACGGGAAAAAGGAAATGGACGCGGAAAGCTTTTGGAACGGCGCGCGCCTTTCCGTCGGCGACACGTTCGAATAA
- the def gene encoding peptide deformylase: MSTAAESPTLLEIRKFGDPVLQRPAKPVEKIDEKLLRLVAAMFRTMYAEPGIGLAAPQVGVSLRLMVLDVAPEGQSRPLALLNPVFLEKKGKIRSEEGCLSFPGIQVTVPRAARVKVSGINERGLPVTVEAEGLLSRCLQHEMDHLDGVVMIDRLRLPQRLKVLWDIRQRKKAGLW, from the coding sequence ATGTCCACCGCCGCCGAGTCCCCGACCCTGTTGGAAATCCGCAAATTCGGGGACCCCGTGCTTCAACGCCCCGCCAAGCCCGTCGAAAAAATCGACGAAAAGCTTTTGCGCCTCGTCGCCGCCATGTTCCGCACCATGTACGCGGAGCCGGGCATTGGCTTAGCCGCGCCTCAGGTGGGCGTCTCCCTTCGCCTGATGGTGCTGGACGTGGCCCCCGAAGGCCAAAGCCGGCCCCTGGCCCTTCTCAATCCGGTCTTTTTGGAAAAGAAGGGGAAGATTCGTTCCGAGGAAGGATGCCTTTCTTTTCCGGGAATCCAAGTGACGGTGCCCCGGGCGGCCCGGGTCAAGGTGTCGGGCATCAACGAACGCGGCCTGCCCGTGACCGTCGAGGCCGAAGGCCTCTTGTCCCGCTGCCTTCAGCACGAAATGGACCATTTGGACGGGGTCGTCATGATCGACCGCCTCCGTCTTCCCCAGAGGCTCAAGGTCCTCTGGGACATTCGCCAGCGTAAAAAAGCCGGGCTCTGGTAG
- the lexA gene encoding repressor LexA: MNGLTPPQKKIFDFIVHQVHEIGVPPTVREIARRFDVAIGTVQGHLAALDRKGAVRRMRDRARGLALAVKRDWAGGVRLPVLGRVPAGLPVEAVALADEHFPVPGEIAQGANFILRAKGDSMSPKIEDGDLLLVRLQEEALEGDIVIAYVGDEGEATVKRFRRKGTRVFLQADNAKYAPILKPFKVAGRVTGLIRTGLR, translated from the coding sequence ATGAACGGTTTAACCCCTCCCCAGAAGAAAATTTTCGATTTCATCGTCCACCAGGTTCACGAGATCGGCGTGCCGCCCACGGTGCGGGAAATCGCCCGGCGTTTTGATGTCGCCATCGGCACCGTCCAGGGCCATTTGGCGGCCCTGGATCGGAAGGGGGCTGTTCGGCGGATGCGGGACCGGGCCCGGGGCTTGGCCCTGGCGGTCAAGCGGGATTGGGCGGGGGGGGTCCGCTTGCCGGTCTTGGGACGGGTGCCGGCGGGGCTTCCCGTTGAAGCCGTGGCCCTCGCGGACGAGCATTTCCCCGTGCCCGGGGAGATCGCCCAGGGCGCCAATTTTATTTTGCGGGCCAAGGGGGACAGCATGTCCCCCAAAATCGAGGACGGCGATTTGTTGCTGGTCCGGCTTCAGGAAGAGGCCCTGGAGGGCGATATTGTGATCGCCTACGTGGGGGACGAGGGCGAAGCCACGGTCAAACGGTTCCGTCGAAAGGGGACACGCGTCTTTCTTCAGGCCGACAACGCCAAATACGCCCCCATTCTCAAACCTTTTAAAGTGGCCGGTCGGGTGACGGGATTGATACGAACGGGGTTGAGGTGA
- the htpX gene encoding protease HtpX — protein sequence MGFMRRIVLFMAVNLLVVVTISIVLQLLGVHGYMTARGLDYQALMFFCLIWGMLGALISLALSRIMAKWMMGVRVIDPAQATGDAAWLVQTVHTLARAADLPEMPEVGIYASPELNAFATGPTKSRALVAVSAGLLGSMDRRQVEGVLGHEITHISNGDMVTMTLIQGVVNAFVMFFSRVIGFLVSQQVKEEARRSIQFLVTIVTQILFSLLGMVVVASFSRWREYRADAGGARLAGREKMIAALEALGQSRAPIDTRQASVAALKISGRRGLLALLSTHPPLEDRIARLKRADY from the coding sequence ATGGGTTTTATGAGACGCATCGTTTTGTTCATGGCCGTCAACCTGTTGGTAGTGGTGACGATTTCCATCGTCCTGCAACTCTTGGGGGTCCACGGTTACATGACCGCCCGGGGGTTGGATTACCAGGCGCTCATGTTTTTCTGTCTGATTTGGGGCATGCTCGGCGCTCTGATTTCCCTGGCGTTGTCCCGGATCATGGCCAAATGGATGATGGGCGTCCGGGTCATCGATCCGGCCCAGGCCACCGGCGACGCCGCCTGGCTCGTTCAAACGGTGCACACCCTGGCCCGGGCCGCGGACCTGCCCGAAATGCCCGAGGTCGGCATCTACGCCAGCCCCGAATTGAACGCCTTCGCCACGGGCCCGACGAAAAGCCGCGCCCTGGTGGCGGTGTCGGCGGGTCTTCTGGGGTCCATGGACCGGCGGCAGGTGGAAGGCGTTCTCGGCCACGAAATCACCCACATTTCCAACGGGGACATGGTGACCATGACCTTGATCCAGGGGGTGGTCAACGCCTTCGTCATGTTCTTCTCCCGGGTGATCGGTTTCCTCGTCAGCCAGCAGGTGAAGGAGGAAGCCCGCCGAAGCATTCAATTCCTGGTCACCATCGTCACGCAGATCCTTTTCAGTCTTCTGGGCATGGTGGTGGTCGCCTCCTTCTCCCGGTGGCGCGAATACCGCGCCGATGCGGGCGGGGCGCGCTTGGCCGGCCGGGAAAAAATGATCGCCGCCTTGGAAGCCCTGGGTCAATCCCGCGCTCCCATCGACACCCGGCAGGCCTCCGTGGCCGCCTTGAAAATTTCCGGCCGGCGGGGCCTTTTGGCCCTGTTGTCCACGCACCCGCCCCTGGAAGACCGCATCGCGCGCCTGAAACGGGCGGACTACTGA
- a CDS encoding AsmA family protein — translation MKFPRFRTVLIAVLLTPVVLLAAAAVFIKLRYPPEKLRALALKWAGDNLHRQVDLGEIHLGLSGLDVSKLSIQERAGFPAGVFFSAERLSVQPNLFMLLSGRIVVRSVFIESPRVVLHRRADGVLSIDDLTASSAPAPAPRPTPAVEPSRAAFFVRKVTLRRGQVRWDDAVRGDDLTVKDLTLDLTNVSLATPFDIVLSAELTGQTQGKAVGARVSVDSRLDLPGESLRLRKTVLGLGDSTVTLAGTVQHFAAPQFDIALGLSPFLADSLSPWVALPAEAKGASVKGDLKVNGSLENVALTGPLTVHTKDLDLDFTIDARAKPQATPLSFDAKASPTRLQYPSQNGGAGLTGPLSGSLAAQGTADRLGFSVNLDLSEAELRYGDSFVKPAKSLLKITAAGAWDAAATVLKSFKLESPVGAIDGQGALRASKNQSLLDFTVSAPALDLGPAAALVPALRDYSPRGKISLNAKIQGTTAAPQAKGNAVLSGVGLTPLPGASLESLGGSVAFSEDDATLKDFKGKFLGSPFSLALTARRFSRPELTYDFKLDRLDLAKVQEIFSSTATTESSAAPAGPSGPAPIARAEGSIKIGEATHPYYLGKNFQLKGLLTDLGPDLGQLSGALTLSASDGKIRNLPLAEKINKLMKKDSADLTYKTLGGHLKIDRGLLTTEDLAVESDQTDLSAKGRVRLTDYDSDLRATIKLPAGSLGGSLGDWTSGPDGRPTLTAKITGPLTDPKISVDFSQAAKNAAKDLLQKSLEKYRAPGAGDNGGSNAVDKAVDQGLKSLQKLFKKK, via the coding sequence ATGAAGTTCCCTCGATTTCGCACCGTATTGATTGCCGTGCTCCTGACGCCGGTGGTCCTGCTGGCCGCCGCGGCGGTGTTCATCAAATTGCGCTACCCGCCGGAGAAGCTCCGCGCCCTGGCCCTGAAGTGGGCCGGGGACAACCTCCACCGCCAAGTGGACTTGGGGGAAATCCACCTGGGCCTCTCGGGACTGGACGTTTCCAAACTTTCGATCCAGGAACGGGCGGGATTTCCGGCCGGGGTTTTCTTTTCGGCGGAGCGCCTGTCGGTTCAACCCAATCTCTTCATGCTTCTGTCGGGCCGGATCGTGGTCCGTTCCGTCTTCATCGAATCCCCCCGGGTGGTCCTCCACCGGCGGGCCGACGGCGTTTTAAGCATCGACGATTTGACCGCCTCCAGCGCCCCGGCCCCCGCGCCCCGGCCCACCCCGGCGGTGGAACCCTCCCGGGCGGCCTTCTTCGTCCGCAAGGTCACCCTTCGGCGAGGGCAGGTTCGCTGGGACGACGCGGTTCGCGGCGACGACCTGACGGTGAAGGATCTCACGCTGGACCTCACCAACGTCTCCCTGGCCACCCCCTTTGACATCGTCCTCTCCGCCGAGCTCACCGGCCAGACCCAGGGCAAGGCCGTCGGCGCGCGCGTTTCCGTCGACAGCCGCCTGGACCTGCCGGGCGAGAGCCTTCGACTCCGAAAAACCGTCCTGGGCCTGGGAGATTCCACCGTGACCCTGGCGGGAACCGTCCAACATTTCGCCGCCCCCCAATTCGACATCGCCCTGGGGCTCTCGCCCTTTTTGGCCGATTCCCTGTCCCCCTGGGTGGCCCTGCCGGCCGAAGCCAAGGGCGCTTCGGTCAAAGGCGATTTGAAGGTCAATGGATCCCTGGAGAATGTCGCCCTGACGGGGCCATTGACCGTCCACACCAAGGACCTCGACTTGGACTTCACGATCGACGCCCGGGCGAAACCCCAGGCCACGCCCCTTTCCTTCGACGCCAAAGCGTCCCCCACACGCCTCCAATACCCTTCGCAAAACGGCGGCGCGGGGCTCACGGGCCCCCTGTCGGGGTCCCTCGCGGCCCAGGGCACGGCGGACCGCCTGGGTTTCTCCGTCAACCTGGACTTAAGCGAGGCCGAGCTCCGCTACGGCGATTCCTTTGTGAAGCCGGCCAAATCCCTATTGAAAATCACGGCCGCCGGCGCCTGGGACGCCGCGGCCACCGTTCTCAAGTCCTTTAAATTGGAAAGCCCCGTGGGCGCGATTGACGGCCAAGGGGCTCTGCGGGCCTCCAAGAACCAATCCCTTCTGGATTTCACCGTCAGCGCCCCCGCCCTGGATTTGGGTCCCGCGGCGGCCCTCGTCCCGGCCCTCCGGGACTACTCCCCCCGGGGAAAAATTTCCCTGAACGCAAAAATCCAGGGCACCACGGCGGCCCCCCAGGCCAAGGGGAACGCCGTCCTGTCCGGCGTGGGCCTGACTCCGCTTCCCGGCGCCTCCCTGGAAAGCCTGGGCGGATCGGTCGCCTTTTCAGAGGACGACGCGACTCTCAAGGATTTCAAGGGAAAATTTCTCGGGTCTCCTTTTTCCCTGGCCCTCACCGCCCGGCGCTTCTCCCGACCGGAATTGACGTACGACTTTAAGTTGGACCGACTGGATCTGGCCAAGGTTCAGGAAATTTTCAGCTCGACCGCTACGACGGAATCCTCCGCGGCCCCCGCCGGTCCCTCGGGTCCCGCGCCCATTGCCCGGGCCGAAGGGTCCATCAAAATCGGCGAGGCAACCCACCCCTATTACCTGGGGAAAAACTTCCAACTCAAGGGGCTGTTGACCGATCTCGGCCCCGACCTGGGGCAACTGAGCGGCGCCCTGACGCTCTCTGCCTCCGACGGAAAAATCCGCAACCTCCCCCTGGCGGAAAAAATCAACAAGCTCATGAAAAAAGATTCCGCCGATCTGACTTACAAAACCCTCGGGGGGCATTTGAAAATCGACCGGGGCCTGTTGACCACCGAGGACCTGGCCGTGGAAAGCGACCAAACGGATCTCTCGGCCAAAGGCCGGGTTCGTTTGACGGATTACGATTCGGACCTTCGGGCCACGATCAAATTGCCGGCCGGGTCCCTGGGCGGGAGCTTGGGCGACTGGACCTCCGGCCCCGACGGCCGTCCGACCTTGACCGCCAAAATCACGGGGCCCCTCACGGACCCCAAGATTTCCGTGGATTTCTCCCAGGCGGCCAAAAACGCCGCCAAGGACCTTCTTCAGAAAAGCCTCGAAAAATACCGCGCGCCGGGCGCGGGCGACAACGGAGGGTCCAACGCCGTGGACAAAGCCGTCGATCAAGGCCTGAAATCCCTTCAAAAACTATTCAAAAAAAAGTGA
- the rlmN gene encoding 23S rRNA (adenine(2503)-C(2))-methyltransferase RlmN: MTESPSALLDIPFDRWTAALGLEGANLFRARQVQTWVFEKRAASFSEMTDLPADLRTRWESAFRLRTASFLRQDTSAEDGTARLFFKAADGRDFSTVYLPARKETEDRASLCLSTQVGCAWGCVFCASGRVAYERNLTPSEILEQIFGAEKATGRRAQSLLFMGMGEPLANLDNLRVALAAIRSPLGLNIGARHVTVSTSGLVPAIRKLAQEGPRVNLAISLHAADDETRRKVLPKSSAWTIKDLLSAAWDYQKLAGGGGRVTFEYILLAGINDSIREAQRLSNLLRGKKAWVNLIAYNPVAGLPYKRPDDETVRAFGKVLEDRGLFVRLRKPQGTDIEAGCGQLGRPRTLPAV; encoded by the coding sequence ATGACCGAATCCCCTTCGGCGCTTCTCGATATTCCCTTCGACCGGTGGACCGCCGCCCTCGGCCTCGAGGGCGCCAACCTTTTTCGCGCCCGCCAGGTGCAGACCTGGGTGTTCGAAAAGCGTGCCGCCTCCTTTTCCGAAATGACGGATTTGCCCGCCGATCTTCGCACGCGCTGGGAATCCGCTTTTCGCCTTCGCACGGCCTCCTTCCTCCGTCAGGACACCTCCGCCGAAGACGGCACCGCCCGCCTTTTTTTTAAGGCGGCCGACGGCCGGGATTTCTCGACCGTTTACCTCCCCGCTCGGAAGGAAACCGAGGACCGGGCCTCCTTGTGCCTGTCCACCCAGGTCGGTTGCGCCTGGGGGTGCGTGTTTTGCGCCTCGGGCCGGGTGGCCTACGAGCGAAACCTCACCCCGTCGGAAATCCTGGAGCAGATCTTCGGCGCCGAAAAAGCCACGGGCCGCCGGGCCCAAAGCCTGCTTTTTATGGGCATGGGCGAACCCCTGGCCAATTTGGACAATTTGCGGGTGGCCCTGGCCGCCATTCGTTCGCCCCTGGGCCTCAACATCGGCGCCCGACACGTGACGGTGTCCACCTCGGGGCTCGTGCCGGCGATCCGGAAACTGGCCCAGGAAGGGCCCCGGGTCAACCTGGCCATCAGCCTTCACGCCGCCGACGACGAAACCCGGCGGAAGGTCCTGCCCAAAAGTTCGGCCTGGACCATTAAAGACCTCTTGAGCGCCGCCTGGGATTACCAGAAACTGGCCGGCGGCGGCGGGCGCGTGACCTTTGAATACATCCTTCTGGCCGGGATCAACGATTCCATCCGGGAGGCCCAACGCTTGTCCAACCTCTTGCGGGGGAAAAAGGCCTGGGTCAACTTGATCGCCTACAACCCCGTGGCGGGCCTCCCCTACAAGCGTCCCGACGACGAAACGGTCCGCGCCTTCGGCAAAGTGCTGGAGGACCGGGGCCTCTTCGTTCGATTGCGAAAACCCCAGGGGACCGATATCGAGGCGGGTTGCGGCCAATTGGGCCGCCCCCGAACCCTTCCGGCGGTTTGA
- a CDS encoding iron-sulfur cluster assembly accessory protein gives MIETQALFDVTERAAQRAKKLLAEKGQGAEALRVKVTAGGCSGFSYSLEPLVGPAPQTDHRVDAHGVTVYVDKKSLLYLAGTTLDYEDKMFSRRFLFKNPNATATCSCGESFGV, from the coding sequence GTGATCGAAACCCAAGCCCTCTTTGACGTAACCGAACGCGCCGCCCAGCGCGCCAAAAAGCTTTTGGCCGAAAAAGGCCAAGGCGCCGAGGCCCTGCGGGTGAAAGTCACGGCGGGCGGCTGCTCGGGGTTCAGTTACTCCCTGGAACCCCTGGTGGGCCCCGCCCCCCAAACCGACCACCGGGTGGACGCCCACGGCGTCACGGTTTATGTGGACAAAAAAAGTCTGCTTTACCTGGCCGGCACCACCCTGGACTACGAAGACAAGATGTTTTCCCGCCGATTTCTCTTCAAGAACCCCAACGCCACCGCCACCTGCTCCTGCGGCGAATCCT
- a CDS encoding ribulose-phosphate 3-epimerase codes for MPRPPFPALAPSILSADFAHLADDVRTVEKAGADWLHVDVMDGHFVPNLTIGPVVVHWLKKCTQLPLDVHLMIEHPEKYIPAFAQAGAWNITVHREACRRPAEVLRLIKKHGCRAGMSVRPKTPIREVAPYLKNLDVVLVMTVEPGFGGQSFMPDMLPKVRWLREHWRGKRKEGPWIEVDGGINADTAPLTVHAGANVLVAGNAIFGAPNPGRALQNIRRRAAAPVL; via the coding sequence ATGCCCCGCCCGCCGTTCCCCGCTCTGGCCCCGTCCATCCTCTCGGCCGATTTCGCCCATCTGGCCGACGACGTTCGCACGGTGGAAAAGGCCGGCGCCGACTGGCTGCACGTCGACGTCATGGACGGCCATTTCGTGCCCAATTTGACCATCGGTCCCGTGGTCGTGCATTGGCTGAAGAAATGCACCCAACTCCCCCTGGACGTTCACCTGATGATCGAACACCCGGAAAAATACATCCCCGCCTTCGCCCAGGCCGGGGCCTGGAACATTACGGTCCATCGGGAAGCCTGCCGTCGCCCCGCCGAGGTTTTGCGCCTCATTAAAAAGCACGGGTGCCGGGCGGGGATGTCCGTCCGCCCGAAGACCCCCATTCGGGAGGTTGCCCCCTACTTGAAAAATTTGGACGTGGTCCTGGTCATGACCGTGGAGCCCGGCTTCGGCGGACAGTCCTTCATGCCGGACATGTTGCCGAAAGTCCGCTGGCTTCGGGAGCATTGGCGCGGGAAACGGAAAGAAGGCCCCTGGATCGAAGTGGACGGGGGCATCAACGCCGACACCGCGCCTTTGACCGTGCACGCCGGCGCCAACGTGTTGGTGGCCGGCAACGCCATTTTCGGCGCCCCGAACCCGGGCCGCGCTCTTCAAAACATCCGCCGCCGGGCCGCCGCGCCCGTCCTTTGA
- a CDS encoding iron-sulfur cluster assembly accessory protein produces the protein MLTMTPNAVEKVKEFYANDKGLAGKALRVYVEKGGCSSYQYGFTFDDKKDGDTALDLSGLNLVIDEPSAALLAGAVIDYKEDFSGGGFAISNPNAKKSCGCGKSFDA, from the coding sequence ATGCTCACAATGACCCCGAACGCGGTGGAAAAGGTCAAGGAATTTTACGCCAACGACAAGGGACTCGCCGGCAAAGCCCTGCGCGTCTACGTCGAAAAAGGCGGCTGCTCCAGCTACCAATACGGGTTCACCTTCGACGACAAAAAAGACGGGGACACCGCCCTGGATTTGAGCGGACTGAACCTGGTGATCGACGAGCCGAGCGCCGCGCTTTTGGCGGGCGCCGTCATCGACTACAAAGAGGATTTCTCCGGCGGCGGCTTCGCCATCTCCAACCCCAACGCCAAAAAAAGCTGCGGCTGCGGCAAATCCTTCGACGCCTAA
- a CDS encoding PASTA domain-containing protein, which translates to MTDPTSYSNNPSAGRLEALASRVGPSAEAIRRHPWAFLAAAFLAAAISTALATYWIIGGLIHSRQAVTVPDLTGKNLETALDLLGPLRLSLAKDAVQIDENFPPGAILRQVPPAGIKVREGKVVHVTLSSGGQVLFVPELTGTTLTEAQNRLRSAGLVLGAMSQAYSTQREAGWVMEQSPPIGAVIKPGSMVDLKVSKGPPPEGTTLMPDFINRPFGLARQWAKDAGVEVKSTEELSPTLPGLVLNQTPAPDTPLAEKAAVTFVVAKSSSTAAADVKLIRYEIPPGTERVQVRIVLRDDDGEKEVYQSQQNAGSAVEVAVAPKGAARARIFVDGVLIEERPLP; encoded by the coding sequence ATGACCGACCCCACTTCCTATTCCAACAACCCCTCGGCCGGCCGTCTGGAGGCCCTCGCGAGCCGCGTCGGCCCCTCGGCGGAGGCCATTCGGCGCCACCCCTGGGCCTTTTTGGCCGCCGCTTTTCTGGCCGCCGCGATTTCCACCGCCTTGGCCACCTATTGGATCATCGGGGGATTGATTCACAGCCGCCAGGCCGTCACCGTGCCGGACTTGACGGGCAAAAACCTGGAAACGGCCTTGGACCTTCTGGGGCCCCTTCGTTTGTCCCTGGCCAAAGACGCCGTCCAAATCGACGAAAATTTTCCGCCCGGCGCCATCCTGCGCCAGGTGCCTCCCGCGGGCATTAAAGTCCGGGAGGGGAAAGTGGTCCACGTCACGCTTTCCTCCGGTGGCCAAGTGCTCTTCGTCCCCGAATTGACCGGCACGACGTTGACGGAGGCCCAGAACCGTCTCCGCTCCGCGGGGCTCGTGCTCGGGGCCATGTCCCAGGCCTATTCGACGCAAAGAGAAGCCGGGTGGGTCATGGAGCAATCCCCGCCCATCGGGGCCGTCATCAAGCCCGGGTCCATGGTGGATTTGAAGGTGTCCAAGGGACCGCCCCCCGAAGGCACCACCCTCATGCCGGATTTCATCAACCGGCCATTCGGGTTGGCGCGCCAATGGGCCAAAGACGCGGGCGTGGAAGTGAAATCGACGGAGGAATTGTCGCCCACCCTGCCCGGACTCGTGTTGAATCAGACCCCCGCGCCGGACACGCCGCTCGCCGAAAAGGCGGCCGTGACGTTCGTGGTGGCCAAGTCGAGCTCGACCGCCGCGGCCGACGTGAAGTTGATCCGCTACGAGATTCCCCCTGGAACCGAGCGCGTGCAGGTGCGCATCGTGCTGCGGGACGACGACGGGGAAAAAGAGGTTTACCAGTCCCAGCAGAACGCGGGGTCCGCGGTGGAAGTCGCCGTGGCGCCCAAGGGCGCCGCCCGGGCCCGTATTTTCGTCGACGGCGTGTTGATCGAAGAACGCCCCCTGCCGTAA